The window CTGCcggaccagctatcagccccaaggacattgaccatccatagccaccccctcccctcccttcactccccagaagtgtgtcatccccctgagtgagatAAGCCACCCTACCCGcgctgccgagctgctagagagcacgtacaccttgctgatgtaatttcacgccgaaagtaactgtgcaccatttgaattgaccaatcatgtgtaacctcgagaatgccccttacctcccctatataaacccctgagtttGGGAGCTCGAGgttgattcctctgtctcctgtgtgagatacgtgtcgacccagGATCCCCCTAATAAAGTTACCTcgtgctgttacatcaagactggccactcgtgattcctgggggcacctcaCCCCACAATTGGAGTGAAAGACgtggctccccgtttaggggtacgctctttcatttgggggctcgtccgggatcggagcgtgaccccccccggaaccccgaatgccacttggaggtacgttagtgtgagtgctggaaagcggccactgtgtgtgtgtgagtgtgtgtgaattaagtcttgtagtctgtgtttttcggtaccagtttaaggtcttggtgcactgtctgggcagaagaaggattcctgccctgtgcacgggtagaagaaggattcccaccccgtagaaagctagcttgagagtgcactgtctgggcagaagaaggctccccaccccgaataggcgcctgtgagtagaggaaggattcctactccgaagagtctttttctttcttttttcctttttagaaagtgcacagggggacgccccaatcgcgcaggttCTGGGACGAGTGAGAGACGTTCCGCGAGCCAGCccttgtcgggaggacccggcaactggCAGTCAAAGAGATCCGACTGTGACTTTTCATAATCAAGGAGACGGAGAGCTTCTCCTACCCAGACAGTGGATTCAAGATCCAACGCCATCCGAGATCGCGTTTGGCTGGATATTCAAGTCCAAGCGCGGGCGTGTGTGCATACACGCACTGTTCTTCCtttttgtaatttcattttttggtttagttctttttcttctttaccatGGGACAGCCCATGTCCACTCCATTGAGTAAAATATTGAATCATTGGTCAGAGGTTAAGACAAGAGCCCAGAATTTGTCTTTGACAGTGAAGAAGGGACGGTGGCAAACTTACTGCTCCTCTGAGTGGCTGAAATTCGGAGTGGGCTGGCCGCCAGAGGGCACCCTAGACCAGGCAATTATTTCATCTGTTAGAAGAATTGTTTTTCAGCAGGGGCGCGGATCTCATCCAGACCAGGTCTCTTATATCATAGTATGGGAGAATCTAGCCTCCGATCCTCCCTCGTGGCTGAGGTCCTGGTCCCGGCCAACCCCCTCTTCATCCTCCCACATACGGGTAGCACAGGAGTCCCGGATGGAGAAGAAAACGGTCCCTAGAATTTACCCTGATGTCGAGGGTCCCCTTGAAGAGGATGAGCCCACACCCTCGGCACCCAATGCACCACCCCCTTATCGACATGACATTGATAGATCGGAAGGCCCCGCCGCCGAAACCAGAAGCCGCCAAGGGGCCAGCCCAGAGGGACCCCCCCCTTGACCCCACCTTCCCGCTCCGAGTTTATGGCCCCCCTGTCGATCCCCCTGATCTACAACCCTTGCAGTATTGGCCTTTTTCTTCTGCAGATCTTTATAACTGGAAAACTAACCATGATTCCTTCTCTGAGAATCCTTCTAGTTTAACTAACCTCATAGAGTCTCTGATGTTCTCCCATCAGCCCACGTGGGATGACTGTCAACAGCTTTTACAGGTTCTTTTCACCACTGAGGAGAAGGAGTGGATCATCCTTGAAGCTCGGAAGCATGTCCCAGGGCCAGATGGGACCCCTACCCAGATGCCCAACCTCATTGATGCTGCTTTTCCCCTCGACTGCCCCCCTTGGGACTACAACACAGCTGAAGGTAGGGAGCGGCTGTCCACATACCGCCGGGCTCTGGTGGCAGGTCTCAAGGGGGCAGCTCgtcgccccaccaatttggccaAGGTAAGAGAGGTGCTCCAGGGACCCACAGAGGccccctctttgttttttttttttttttggttctttttttcggagctggggaccgaacccagggccttgcgcttcctaggtaagcgctctaccactgagctaaatccccagcccccctctttGTTTTTAGAGAGACTTCTAGAGGCGTACCGGAGATACACCCCCTTTGACCCTACGTCAGAGGGGCAACAGGCAGCAGTAGCTATGTCCTTTATAGGTCAGTCCTACCCAGACATAAAGCGTAAGTTACAGAGATTGGAAGGCTTACAAGACCTTACAGTAAGAGACTTAGttaaggaggcagagaaagtgtaCCATAAGAGAGAGacggaggaagagaagagagagagagagaagaaagaaagggaagagagggaagatgagAGAGATAGACGTAGGGACCAGAATTTGACTCGTATACTGGCCGCAGTAGTACCTGAAGGGAACAGAAGTGtaggaaggaagacagggaacCTGGGCAACCCACGCCATCGAAATGACTGGAGCACACCGGACTGGAAAAGAACGGACAGAGACCAATGTCGCCTCTGCAGGAGGAAAGGACATTGGGCCAGGGACTGCCCAAACCAGAAGGAAAAGATTCGGGGTCCTAAGACCCTGGCCCTAAGGAATGAAGATGACCAGGGCAGTCGGGGCTCGTATTCCCTCCCCGAGCCTAGGGTAACTTTAGATGTGGAGGGAACCCCCGTGGATTTTCTGGTTGATACGGGGGCACAGTTCTCAGTTCTACAACATCCTATGGGGAAACTCACAAACAAGACTAGTATAGTAGTGGGGGCAACCGGCACGAAAATACACAAATGGACAACAGCCCGCCGCGTTAACCTAGGGGCCGGTCGAGTATCACATTCTTTTCTAATAATTCCTGAATGCCCCACCCCCTTGTTCGGAAGAGATCTGTTGACCAAGATGAATGCCGAAATCCAGTTCTCCAGGCCGGTATGGACTTTAACCTTTAAACTGGCTGACGAATATCGCATACATGAAAAAGGTAACAAAATGGACAACCCACAATGGTGGCTTTCAAGGTTCTCTGAAGCCTGGgcagagacgggggggggggggttgggatgGCCTCCCAAGTACCTCCCATAGTAATCATAGTCAAGTTGGGTGCCACCCCTATCAGCGTACGCCAGTATCCTATGAGCAAGGAGGCAAGAGAGGGCATCCGGCCCCACATAAACAAGTTTTTACAGCTGGGCATCTTAACCCCATGCCGATCCCCCTGGAACACCCCACTACTCCCAGTAAAAAAGCTGGGAACACAAGATTACCGACCCGTTCAGGACCTGAGGGAAGTTAATAAACGAATAGAAGATGTACACCCCATAGTGCCTAATCCTTACACCCTCCTCAGCACTCTGCCACCAGAGAGGATATGGTATACTGTCTTGGATCTCAAAGATGCTTTCTTAAGCCTGAGATTACATCCCAACAGCCAACACCTGTTTGCCTTCGAATGGAAGGATCCAGAGACGGGACATTCTGGACAATTGACCTGGACCAGACTGCCACAGGGATTCAAGAATTCACCTACCCTCTTTGATGAGGCCCTACATCGGGACCTGACAATTTTCAGGACCAATAACCCACACCTGACTCTTCTTCAATATGTTGATGATTTACTTCTGGGGGCTGAAACCCAAGGTGA is drawn from Rattus norvegicus strain BN/NHsdMcwi chromosome 6, GRCr8, whole genome shotgun sequence and contains these coding sequences:
- the LOC134479287 gene encoding LOW QUALITY PROTEIN: uncharacterized protein LOC134479287 (The sequence of the model RefSeq protein was modified relative to this genomic sequence to represent the inferred CDS: deleted 2 bases in 1 codon) — protein: MSRVPLKRMSPHPRHPMHHPLIDMTLIDRKAPPPKPEAAKGPAQRDPPLDPTFPLRVYGPPVDPPDLQPLQYWPFSSADLYNWKTNHDSFSENPSSLTNLIESLMFSHQPTWDDCQQLLQVLFTTEEKEWIILEARKHVPGPDGTPTQMPNLIDAAFPLDCPPWDYNTAEGRERLSTYRRALVAGLKGAARRPTNLAKVREVLQGPTEPPSLFLERLLEAYRRYTPFDPTSEGQQAAVAMSFIGQSYPDIKRKLQRLEGLQDLTVRDLVKEAEKVYHKRETEEEKREREKKEREEREDERDRRRDQNLTRILAAVVPEGNRSVGRKTGNLGNPRHRNDWSTPDWKRTDRDQCRLCRRKGHWARDCPNQKEKIRGPKTLALRNEDDQGSRGSYSLPEPRVTLDVEGTPVDFLVDTGAQFSVLQHPMGKLTNKTSIVVGATGTKIHKWTTARRVNLGAGRVSHSFLIIPECPTPLFGRDLLTKMNAEIQFSRPVWTLTFKLADEYRIHEKGNKMDNPQWWLSRFSEAWAETGGGVGMASQVPPIVIIVKLGATPISVRQYPMSKEAREGIRPHINKFLQLGILTPCRSPWNTPLLPVKKLGTQDYRPVQDLREVNKRIEDVHPIVPNPYTLLSTLPPERIWYTVLDLKDAFLSLRLHPNSQHLFAFEWKDPETGHSGQLTWTRLPQGFKNSPTLFDEALHRDLTIFRTNNPHLTLLQYVDDLLLGAETQGECQKGTQQLLADLGRLGYRASAKKAQLCRTEVTYLGYILRDGKRWLTEARKETVLQIPTPQTPQQVREFLGTAGFCRLWIPGFAALAAPLHSLTRSETEFQWRSEHQAAFDAIKQALLTAPALVLPDLTKPFTLFVDEKAGVAKGVLTQTLGPWKQPVAYLSKKLDPVASGWPSCLKIIAVVAILVKDSDKLTLGQPVTIIAPQALESVIRQPPDRWITNARLTHYQSLLLNDRVLFGPPVILNPATLLPEATSWYADGSSFLVEGKRRAGAAVVDGKKTIWSSGLPEGTSAQKAELIALTQALRLAEGKNINIYTDSRYAFATAHVHRAVYRQRGLLTSTGKEVKNKDEILSLLEAVHLPRKVAIIHCPGHQRGQDAVAKGNHMANATAKQAALGAVILLVVGKELRPNLRDSSFQYSPEELEEFHRSDWIQGFSPYGVAETTDGKQVLPDQQGREFITNLHRLTHLGTRKLIELVKSSEYHVQRLPDIVQEVVQSCQACALVNSNRPPSLHGKRLRGDRPGAHWEIDFTEITPARYGNKYLLVFIDTFSGWVEAFPTRSETAQVVAKKILEEIFPRFGLPKVIRSDNGPAFVAQVSQGLASQLGIN